Proteins from a single region of Methanobacteriaceae archaeon:
- a CDS encoding epoxyqueuosine reductase, whose protein sequence is MDIEELDQNLREISSLEGADFYGVADLSSAHDFIRDQGGDEVASYPRAISLGMRIMDSIVDQLPHREERSVALNYRHHGYEIINMRLDLLASRLSSCVQSAGFRALPIPASQRYDDERICGVISHKLAANLAGHGWIGKSCLLITPQAGPRVRWITIPTDAPLKVTGKKMNDHCGNCTGCVDICPVSAFTGAPFHEDENRDVRYDARKCEEYLGSGEEWNVCGLCIYICPHGRKKKMNGNRIK, encoded by the coding sequence ATGGATATTGAAGAATTAGATCAGAATCTGCGAGAAATATCCTCTCTTGAAGGTGCTGATTTTTATGGTGTGGCTGACCTTTCATCTGCCCATGATTTTATCCGGGATCAGGGTGGTGATGAAGTTGCTTCCTATCCCCGGGCTATTTCATTGGGCATGAGAATCATGGACAGTATTGTAGATCAGCTTCCCCACAGAGAAGAACGTTCCGTGGCATTAAACTACCGCCATCACGGTTATGAAATTATAAACATGAGACTTGACCTTCTGGCTTCACGTTTAAGCAGTTGTGTTCAGAGTGCAGGTTTCAGGGCTCTTCCCATACCTGCTTCTCAGCGATATGATGACGAGCGGATCTGTGGAGTTATCTCCCATAAGTTGGCAGCTAATCTGGCAGGACACGGTTGGATTGGGAAAAGTTGCCTTCTCATCACCCCTCAAGCAGGCCCCAGGGTGCGGTGGATTACCATTCCCACCGATGCACCACTGAAAGTCACTGGGAAGAAAATGAATGATCACTGTGGGAACTGCACCGGCTGCGTGGATATCTGTCCTGTTTCTGCATTCACCGGTGCTCCCTTTCATGAAGATGAAAACAGAGATGTGCGTTACGATGCCCGTAAGTGCGAAGAATACTTGGGTTCTGGTGAAGAATGGAATGTTTGTGGATTGTGCATTTATATCTGTCCGCACGGAAGAAAGAAAAAAATGAATGGCAACAGGATTAAATAA
- a CDS encoding DUF1802 family protein: MVKIKKCLNEWNATVEALGQGKQSILIRKYKTNLQEFILYPTISYALKEGSLDSFKKEYQSFVEENALPTIDDKKMEIKYYARLEAIIEKPITRIGGLSKFHIWTNDHVKSYLHNKKGFVWILRVHKLKEPIMAERTRGMRYANLLEEVSLEGIKPVLSDSEFDEILKEI; encoded by the coding sequence ATGGTAAAAATAAAGAAGTGCCTCAATGAATGGAATGCTACAGTAGAAGCATTAGGACAAGGTAAACAATCTATTCTTATCAGGAAATATAAAACTAATCTCCAAGAATTCATCTTATACCCTACAATTAGTTATGCATTAAAAGAAGGTTCTTTAGATAGTTTCAAAAAGGAATATCAATCCTTTGTTGAAGAAAACGCTTTACCTACTATTGATGATAAAAAAATGGAAATAAAATATTACGCCAGACTTGAAGCTATTATAGAAAAACCTATTACTAGGATTGGAGGCCTATCTAAGTTTCACATCTGGACTAATGACCATGTTAAATCTTACCTTCATAATAAAAAAGGTTTTGTGTGGATTTTGAGGGTTCATAAATTGAAGGAACCAATTATGGCTGAACGTACTAGGGGCATGAGATATGCTAATCTTTTAGAAGAAGTATCTCTTGAAGGTATAAAACCTGTTTTAAGTGATTCGGAGTTTGATGAAATATTAAAAGAGATTTGA
- a CDS encoding DEAD/DEAH box helicase family protein yields the protein MSRMTHQGTRDIPLLFARELTNKVNRAWKDGSFIESVTPITKDLLRFWFTEAFCDTRKFNFHEGQRQAILNTIYLHEVMGVSNVMDMYKSIRPELLSEMNLLDLEKDKYKHPKYAIKMATGTGKTWVMHALLLWQFLNAKHENEPSGRYSKNFLLVAPGLIVYERLLDAFLGKEQVDGTRDFDQSDFKTFEKLFVPPAYKDIIFGFIQSNVARKEEIGTKVTGEGLIAITNWHLLAEEEEKYSDKSPIEDPTAVIKDVLPITPGKRAGNALDSLDSQYLRGREVEYLANLPDLVVFNDEAHHIHEVKRGGEIFEVQWQRSLLKISEPKNENFIQIDFSATPYSVTGSGQKRTRHFFPHIVVNFDLRTSIRHGLVKTIALDRRKEVATMKLDFKAIREGKDVVGLSDGQKIMLRAGLQKLNILEREFVDLTSNEEGVSSKHPKMMVICEDTKVAPFVTDFLIKSEGLSEDDVMEIHSDRKGNIPQKEWDETKQRLFNIDKHKSPRVIVSVLMLREGFDVNNICVIVPLRSTTSFILLEQTIGRGLRLMWREPIFEEVKAENRIRLLDKKEEPINYLDILSIVEHPAFIEFYEKLIDEGTVGTAEKPPTERENILGDIINVGLREDYEKYDFYWPLIIRESEENLAPTELSFENMESFPVALEDLKQLVPKKGDVFYSEEVTVRTRFGEYSVTADIFNANSYNEFLAKLVKGVTSMLIPMGRKRKKSFPMMQINNAEIAKLTDDYIRHRLFDQYFDPMVDDNWRILFLSESKILSHIIKNVSKAIYEMQNNVDVTEAEVIKKPFSDVAEIKMRENFSLDISKAIYEKLAYPSHRGGFEKAFMEFIDKDSEVHSFIKINEVYHDFAHITYIREDGLLSHYYPDFLVRTSNKVYLVETKAEKDVKNPDVQQKRRATIDWIDKINQLKPEDRLYSQWHYVLLGENTFYELSEKGADTIDILEYEKKTRGQIEGTLEDYFI from the coding sequence ATGTCTAGGATGACACACCAAGGTACCAGGGATATTCCCTTATTATTCGCCAGGGAATTGACTAATAAAGTGAACAGGGCTTGGAAAGATGGATCATTTATAGAAAGTGTAACTCCGATAACAAAGGATTTGTTGAGGTTCTGGTTTACTGAAGCATTTTGTGATACACGAAAGTTCAATTTCCACGAAGGTCAAAGACAAGCTATTTTGAACACGATATATCTTCATGAGGTAATGGGTGTTAGTAATGTGATGGATATGTATAAATCTATTCGCCCTGAGTTACTTAGTGAGATGAATCTTCTGGATCTGGAGAAAGACAAATACAAACATCCTAAATATGCTATTAAGATGGCTACAGGTACTGGTAAAACATGGGTTATGCATGCATTGCTCCTCTGGCAGTTTTTAAATGCTAAACATGAAAACGAACCTTCTGGAAGATATTCTAAGAATTTCTTACTTGTTGCACCGGGATTGATTGTTTATGAAAGACTTTTAGATGCATTTTTAGGAAAAGAGCAGGTGGATGGTACTAGAGACTTTGATCAATCAGACTTCAAGACCTTTGAGAAGTTATTTGTACCTCCAGCATATAAGGATATTATTTTTGGATTCATACAATCTAATGTAGCTCGCAAAGAAGAAATAGGAACTAAAGTAACTGGTGAAGGCCTTATTGCTATCACTAATTGGCATTTATTGGCTGAAGAGGAAGAAAAATATAGTGATAAATCTCCAATTGAGGATCCCACAGCAGTCATTAAAGATGTTCTTCCAATCACTCCAGGGAAAAGAGCTGGTAATGCTTTAGATTCTTTAGACAGCCAGTATCTTAGGGGAAGAGAAGTAGAATATCTTGCTAATTTACCAGATTTAGTTGTATTTAATGATGAAGCTCATCACATTCATGAAGTGAAACGTGGTGGAGAAATATTTGAAGTGCAATGGCAAAGGAGTTTGTTAAAGATATCTGAGCCTAAAAATGAGAATTTTATTCAAATAGACTTTTCTGCAACTCCTTACAGTGTCACAGGCAGTGGACAGAAACGTACTAGGCATTTCTTCCCTCACATAGTTGTTAATTTTGACCTAAGAACATCCATTAGGCACGGGTTGGTTAAAACCATAGCTTTGGATAGGAGAAAAGAAGTTGCCACCATGAAACTTGATTTCAAAGCCATTAGGGAAGGTAAAGACGTTGTGGGTTTGTCTGATGGGCAGAAAATCATGCTTAGAGCGGGTTTACAAAAGTTAAATATCCTTGAAAGAGAATTTGTTGATCTAACTTCCAACGAAGAGGGTGTTTCCAGTAAACATCCGAAGATGATGGTTATTTGTGAGGATACTAAGGTTGCTCCTTTTGTAACAGACTTCTTGATTAAATCAGAGGGTTTATCTGAAGATGATGTGATGGAGATTCATTCAGATCGTAAAGGTAACATACCTCAGAAAGAGTGGGATGAAACCAAACAGCGATTATTTAATATTGACAAACATAAGAGTCCAAGAGTCATTGTTTCTGTTCTTATGTTAAGGGAAGGTTTTGATGTTAACAACATCTGTGTTATTGTTCCATTAAGATCAACTACTTCGTTTATACTCTTGGAACAGACTATTGGTCGTGGATTAAGGTTAATGTGGAGAGAACCTATTTTCGAAGAAGTTAAAGCTGAGAATAGGATACGATTATTGGATAAAAAGGAAGAACCCATAAATTATTTGGATATATTGAGTATTGTGGAACATCCTGCGTTCATAGAATTTTATGAGAAGTTAATTGATGAAGGTACAGTGGGAACTGCTGAAAAACCACCAACTGAACGCGAGAACATCTTAGGTGACATTATTAATGTTGGATTGAGGGAAGATTATGAGAAATATGATTTTTATTGGCCCTTAATTATCCGTGAAAGTGAGGAAAACCTCGCACCTACGGAATTATCATTCGAGAACATGGAATCATTTCCGGTTGCCTTGGAAGATTTGAAGCAATTAGTTCCCAAGAAGGGTGATGTTTTTTATTCTGAGGAGGTTACTGTTAGGACTAGGTTTGGAGAGTATTCTGTAACTGCGGATATATTTAATGCTAATAGTTATAATGAATTCCTAGCCAAACTGGTAAAGGGTGTAACTTCTATGTTGATACCCATGGGTCGTAAAAGGAAAAAATCGTTCCCTATGATGCAAATTAACAATGCAGAAATAGCCAAACTTACTGATGATTATATACGGCATAGATTGTTTGATCAATATTTTGATCCGATGGTTGATGATAATTGGAGGATACTCTTTTTATCTGAGTCCAAGATACTATCGCATATCATTAAAAATGTCAGCAAAGCAATCTATGAGATGCAGAACAATGTGGATGTCACGGAAGCAGAAGTAATCAAAAAACCATTTTCCGATGTAGCAGAAATAAAAATGAGGGAGAACTTCTCTCTAGACATTTCCAAGGCTATATATGAAAAATTAGCTTATCCTTCTCATAGAGGAGGATTTGAAAAAGCATTCATGGAGTTCATTGACAAAGATTCAGAAGTTCATTCTTTTATTAAAATCAACGAAGTTTATCATGACTTTGCTCATATTACTTATATCAGAGAAGATGGACTTTTATCTCATTACTATCCGGACTTCTTAGTGCGAACATCTAATAAGGTGTATCTTGTTGAGACAAAAGCTGAAAAAGATGTTAAAAATCCTGATGTTCAGCAAAAGAGAAGAGCCACTATTGACTGGATAGATAAAATTAACCAACTTAAACCAGAAGATAGGCTTTACTCCCAATGGCATTACGTTTTACTTGGTGAGAACACTTTCTATGAGCTAAGTGAAAAGGGTGCCGATACTATTGATATCCTTGAATATGAGAAGAAAACAAGAGGGCAGATTGAAGGTACTTTAGAGGATTATTTTATCTAA
- a CDS encoding winged helix-turn-helix transcriptional regulator — MTVNGENHEYICSVEAAINQIGGKWKSLVLCSLKDGKLRFSEINKKLPDITQRMLTKTLRELEKDRIINRKVYPQVPPKVEYSLTPKGESVLPILDSLCEWGKKYCDSDEN, encoded by the coding sequence ATGACCGTTAATGGTGAAAACCATGAATATATCTGTTCAGTAGAAGCTGCCATTAACCAGATAGGTGGTAAATGGAAATCATTGGTTTTGTGTTCATTAAAGGACGGGAAATTGAGGTTTAGTGAGATAAATAAGAAATTACCGGATATTACACAGAGAATGCTTACCAAAACCCTTAGAGAACTGGAAAAAGACAGGATAATCAATAGAAAAGTTTATCCACAAGTTCCCCCTAAAGTGGAGTATTCCCTTACACCCAAGGGAGAGTCTGTACTTCCCATTTTAGACTCTTTATGCGAGTGGGGAAAGAAATACTGTGACTCTGATGAAAATTAG
- a CDS encoding site-specific DNA-methyltransferase codes for MSDSLVEALPKILKQGKREAQRILDGLSKKNRITLQTNELVLPSKDSSGLYRGQIKDIDDNDWFNRLIYGDNLLAMQALLAGDNNSPSLRGKIDLIYIDPPYDSKADYRTKIQLPNVDIEQRPTVIEQFAYSDTWKDGTASYLQMMIPRLILMRELLSEQGSIYVHIDWHVGHYLKVIMDDIFGKDNFVNEIVWSYGKMASSSKKFLANHDVIYFYKKSNDNYFIPVKNKLDKPVKRLAREMVDGKLKNARNPDGSVKYVMITEKLVDDNWGDIPRVMPASGEFINYSTQKPEKLIKRMIDSSCPENGIVADFFAGSGTTGAVAEKLGRKWILSDLGKPACMITRKRMIDLNSKPFLFQSIGDYQKEQYEKSEFRTIRDLAHVIINLYGATPFPANEGAPANAGYIKQSRTLVVVDSPSKMTGYNTLRRAQEFRNSFAGGWKKVVVLGWNFVSNIGEIISSLDDKNLEVLVIPADLLDTLKTKAKYKKLIQSGKVRFSSLQYLTVKPVQKSDYDSNNDKITVELDNYILLSPDALPLDEKNKALLENVIKEDPLSLIEYWSIDPDYDGEVFRSKWQDYRQNVANDNDPFRVIRKAELIIPKENRKRKICVKAVDVFGFESATVVEVE; via the coding sequence ATGTCTGATTCACTTGTAGAAGCTTTGCCAAAAATCTTAAAGCAAGGAAAACGAGAAGCACAAAGAATTTTAGACGGACTTTCAAAAAAGAATAGAATCACGTTACAAACAAATGAATTAGTTTTACCTTCTAAGGATAGCTCAGGTTTGTATAGAGGCCAGATAAAGGATATTGACGATAATGATTGGTTTAACCGATTAATTTATGGAGATAATTTGCTAGCTATGCAAGCTTTACTAGCGGGTGACAATAATTCACCCTCTCTTAGAGGTAAAATTGATTTGATCTATATTGATCCTCCATATGACTCAAAAGCAGATTATAGGACCAAAATACAATTACCAAATGTTGATATTGAGCAAAGACCCACAGTTATCGAACAATTTGCATATTCGGATACTTGGAAAGATGGAACCGCAAGTTACCTTCAGATGATGATCCCTCGACTTATTTTGATGAGAGAACTTCTTTCTGAGCAAGGTTCAATCTATGTGCATATTGATTGGCATGTTGGTCATTACTTAAAGGTTATTATGGATGACATATTTGGTAAGGATAACTTTGTTAATGAAATTGTTTGGTCATATGGAAAGATGGCTTCTTCATCGAAGAAATTTCTTGCGAATCACGATGTAATTTATTTCTATAAGAAATCTAACGATAATTATTTCATTCCTGTTAAAAATAAATTAGATAAACCAGTTAAACGTTTAGCAAGAGAAATGGTAGATGGAAAATTAAAAAATGCAAGAAACCCAGATGGCTCTGTTAAATATGTGATGATAACTGAGAAACTAGTAGATGATAACTGGGGAGACATTCCTAGAGTTATGCCTGCAAGTGGAGAATTCATAAATTACTCAACACAAAAACCTGAAAAGCTTATTAAGAGAATGATTGATTCTTCTTGTCCGGAAAATGGGATTGTTGCTGATTTTTTTGCAGGTAGTGGTACTACTGGGGCAGTTGCAGAAAAACTTGGAAGAAAATGGATATTATCAGATTTAGGAAAACCAGCGTGTATGATCACAAGGAAAAGAATGATAGATTTGAATTCTAAGCCATTTCTATTCCAATCTATTGGTGATTATCAGAAAGAACAATATGAAAAGTCGGAATTTAGAACAATTAGAGATTTAGCTCATGTAATCATTAACCTTTATGGTGCCACTCCATTCCCTGCTAATGAAGGTGCTCCAGCTAATGCAGGTTATATCAAACAATCGAGAACTCTCGTTGTTGTTGATTCTCCTTCTAAAATGACTGGTTATAATACTCTAAGAAGGGCTCAAGAGTTTAGAAACTCGTTTGCAGGAGGTTGGAAAAAGGTAGTAGTCTTGGGATGGAACTTTGTATCAAATATCGGAGAGATCATAAGTAGCTTAGATGACAAGAATCTTGAGGTTCTTGTAATTCCTGCTGATTTATTAGACACTTTAAAGACTAAAGCGAAGTATAAGAAATTAATTCAGTCAGGTAAGGTAAGGTTCTCTTCTCTCCAGTATTTAACTGTTAAACCTGTTCAAAAATCAGATTATGATTCAAATAATGATAAGATAACTGTGGAGCTAGATAATTATATATTACTTTCTCCAGATGCCCTCCCCCTTGATGAAAAAAACAAAGCTTTATTGGAGAATGTTATTAAAGAGGATCCTCTTAGCCTTATTGAATATTGGAGTATTGACCCTGATTATGATGGTGAAGTTTTCCGTAGTAAGTGGCAGGATTACCGTCAAAATGTTGCTAATGATAATGATCCGTTCCGGGTGATTCGTAAGGCAGAATTAATCATTCCTAAGGAAAATAGGAAAAGAAAAATCTGTGTTAAGGCTGTTGATGTGTTTGGTTTTGAAAGTGCGACCGTGGTAGAGGTGGAATAA
- a CDS encoding cupin domain-containing protein produces MEVNVINFKDKFSKIDELHSYKVIAQMNNYYFKIVKAKRDFIWHSHPETDEVFLVIQGNLQIDLRDKTLYLKEGEMAVIPKGIEHKPSCDEECHVLLIEPSDTLNTGDAGGDLTDENVEWI; encoded by the coding sequence ATGGAAGTTAATGTTATTAATTTCAAGGATAAATTCTCTAAAATAGATGAGTTACATTCTTACAAGGTTATTGCTCAAATGAATAATTACTATTTCAAAATTGTTAAAGCTAAAAGAGATTTTATATGGCATAGCCATCCAGAGACTGATGAAGTATTCTTGGTTATTCAGGGGAACCTACAAATTGATTTGAGGGATAAAACATTATATTTGAAGGAAGGAGAAATGGCAGTGATTCCAAAGGGAATTGAACATAAACCTTCGTGTGATGAAGAATGTCATGTATTGTTAATAGAACCATCAGACACTCTTAATACTGGTGATGCTGGAGGAGACCTAACAGATGAAAATGTTGAATGGATATAA